In Candidatus Methylomirabilota bacterium, the genomic stretch GTCCTCGCTGTGCGTCCACCCCCACATCTCGCAGGATGTTGGTCAGTTGAAACGCAATCCCCAGTTGTTCGGCATAGGTCTTCGTCAGCGGATTGGTATAGCCGAAGATTTCGACGCAGATCAGACCCACAACGGACGCCACGCGATAGCAGTAGAGATACAGTTCCTCGAACGTCGCGTATCTCACGCGGGTCAGATCCATCTCCATCCCATTGAGCAACTCGTCGAAATAGCGCTTCGGGATATGAAAGCGGCGCGCGACCTCACCGACCGCGTTCATGGCCGGTATATCAACGCCGCCGTCGAAGGAGGCATCGAGGGCGCGTCGCCACCGGGCCAGCGCATCTGCGGGATTGGCGCCGGCCTTCGTCTCGTCCACCAGATCGTCGCTTAACCGGCAGAAGGCATAGACCGCGTAGAGCGCTTCGCGCTTGGGTTTCGGGAGGAAGAGGAAGGCATAGTAGAAATTCGACCCGCTCTGTTTGGTGATCGTACGGCTGGTAGCCTGAACATCAACAATCTGATTCATGGATCGTATTATAGAAAAATCAAGGCGTTGAGGCAAACCTCGTCGAAGGGAGTGCTGTGCTAAGAGTCCAGCCGATCCAACCGTGAAAAGAAGTTGACACCCCAGCCGGTCGTAGCCCTATACTAAGAGGCCTGTGATACAAGAGCAAGGGATGACAGTGCTGTGTCGGCAGAGTACCCAGAGAAAGGAGCGCAGGATGGATTCTCGATGGCGAATCGGCATGATATGCCGGATGGTGGTCGCTGTTGTCGCAATCAGCGCCTCTGATGCCGGTGCGGCGGAGCAGGAGAACGCTATTGTCAAAGAGGAATTTTTAGTACAAGGCAAGGACCAGGGGATAAAACTATTTGTTAGAGAGAAACGTCTTGCAAATCTGCCGAAGATTGGAAAAGAGAATGTGGTGTTATTTATTCACGGGATTCCAAGTCCGGCGTCGGTGATGTTTGATGTAGCTGTTCCCGGCTATTCGTGGTTAGAGTATATGGCTCAACGCGGCTTTGATGCATTCACGCTGGACATCCGAGGATTCGGACGCTCGACCAGACCACCGGAGATGAGAGAGCCTCCGCATCAAAACCTGCCCATCGTTCGGGCGGATCAGGTCATGCGGGATATCGATGTGGCCGTCGATTTCATTCGCTCTAAACGGAAGGTGGATAAGGTCAATATCATCGGCCACTCCATCGGCGCCTCGTGGTCGGCCCTCTATGCAACGCTTCATCCGGAAAAGGTTGGGAAGTTGGTGATGTTTGGGGCGGTTTACGGTAGGAATTCCACATTCATCAACACCTTCGGTGATCCGATCAACCCGGATCGACCAAACCTTGAAATGGGCGCCTATCGTTACGTCGGTCGGAGGGAACTCCTCGATCAGTGGGATGGGTGGATTAAGCCGGAATTGCAGGATGAATGGCGAGACAAGGAGGTCATCGAGGTATGGCTCGACGCGTTCTTCGGCTCCGACCCTACCGCGAAACAACGCAGTCCGGAGTCGGTCCAGGTTCCCAACGGTCCATACATTGATTGGCACGAAATCCATGCGGGCCGTTCGCTGTTCGATCCGTCGAGGATCAAAGCACCCACGATGATCGTGCGGGGAAGCGCTGAAGAGTTGATCACCAATGAGGCGGCCGACGAGTTACTGCAGAGACTGACGTCGGCGCCGTCCAAGCGGCGCCTGGACATCGGCGATTCGACCCATTACGCCATGTTGGAGAAGAATCGCCTTCAGCTCTATCGAGGTGTTCAGAACTTCCTGGAGGAGTAAGTCCGGGAAGGATACGTTAGTTATTGTCCGAATCCCTGATCAATGGACGCGCTGCAGGCGAATCTGACGCTTGAAGTCACATAGAGCATTAGGTTATTATGAATATGTGATTGTAGCGACCGGGAATATAAACCTACTACCGTATTTATGGCAACATTGGTCACCTTTGCGAGGGGCGTCATGGAGTCGACAGAAGAGTATCGAGATCCGTTTGAACGCATCAACGTTGAGACGGCCAAGAATCTGATCGAAGCAGGGGGTATGGTGGTCATTGATGTTCGGGAATCGGCCGAGTGGAATCAAGGACACATTGCCGAGGCCGTACACATCCCCTTGGCCACATTGATGAATCGTCCGCGAGACCTGCTCAAGCAGGATGGTATCATCTTTGTATGCGCTGAAGGAATCCGAAGCGCGGTGGCCTGCGAGGTCGCGGCGGCGGTCGGCAGGACCCGGCTGTATAACCTCGAAGGGGGAACACGGGCCTGGTTGAAGCAAGGTTACCCCGTTACGCGATGATCACGATTCGGTTAGGGCCATCTGACGCTTTCCAGTGATGCCAACATTTCACGTTCCCACTCCGAATTATTGAAGCTTGCATCAGTAATGTAGTCCCCGGTGCTTCCGTTCATGGTGAGCTTGTCGAACCGTGAGCGGAACGGCCTTCGACGGGCTCAGGCTGAACGGATAAGCGAGCAAATCGTGTTTCGTTACTTATGCAAGACTCAATAGGAAACATTGCTCATCCTGTGATTCGTACTCTGAAGGCACATCTCACTGAGTCGCTGCTGACGGTCGTCAAGCAGGCCGGCTTCGAAGCGGGACTCCCGCAGGACGTCCCGGCATCGCCGACGTGGGAATATCCGGCTGACCCGGCCTTCGGTGATCTGTCAACGACGCTGGCCTTCGGTTTGGCGAAGATACTGAAGCGGAAACCTCGCGAGATCGCGCAGCAGTTGGCGTCCTCCGCGACCTTTCCTGCCGATCTCGTGGATCGTGTCGAGGTGGCGGGCGCCGGCTATCTGAACTTCTTCATCGCAAAACCGTTCTGGCATCAGCTCGTTCACGAGGTGCTGCGGTCCGGATCGGTATATGGAAGGGCTGACATCGGCGGAGGACGCCGTGTACTCGTGGAGTTTGTCAGTGCCAACCCAACAGGACCGCTCGTCGTCGTCAATGCCCGGGCTGCGGCGGTCGGTGACGCCATCGCCCGGCTTCTGGAGGCCGTCGGCTATCGCCCCCACCGAGAGTATTACGTCAACGATGCAGGGAACCAGTTCCGTAATTTGGCCTTGGCGATGGAGGTCCGGTGCCGTCAACTGCAGGGCGAGGAGTGCCCGATGCCGGAGGACGCCTATCCCGGCGAGTATCTGGTCGATCTGGCCCGCGACTATTTCGAGCGCTATGGGCCGGCGTCGCTCTCAGCGCCGGAGCCGGAGCGACGCGATCGATTGGGCCGTTTTGCGGTGGCGCGAATCCTTGACTGGCAGCGGGCCGCGCTGGAAGCATACGGGGTGACCTTTGATCGGTGGTTCAGCGAGCGCGAGTTGCGGGAAGGGGGCGAGACGCAGCGAATACTGGACGCGTTAAAGGCGCGCGATTTGCTATATGAGCATGAAGGGGCCCTGTGGTTTCGCTCAACCCTCTTTGGCGACGACAAAGACCGGGTTCTCGTGAAGGGCGACGGCGAGATCACCTATTTCTTACCGGATATCGCCTATCACCAGGACAAGTTCGCCCGCGGGTTCGAGCAGGTGATCGACCTGTGGGGGCCGGATCATCACGGCTATGTGCCCCGGATGCAGGCGGCCATGCAGGCGCTTGGCCATCCACCGGAGGCGCTGCGTATCCTCATTGTACAGCTTGTCCGCCTGATGCGCGGGACCGAACAGGTCCGGATGTCCAAGCGGGCGGGACAGTTTGTGACGATGGGCGAGCTGGTCGAGGAGGTAGGACGGGATGCGGCGCGCTTTACCTTCCTCACCAGACGGTGCGACAGCCAGTTGGACTTTGATTTGGAGCTCGTCAAGTCGGCGTCGGAGGAGAACCCGGTCTACTACGTACAATACGCCCACACCCGTCTGTGCGGGATCCTCCGGGAGGCGGCAAAGGCGCAGTTTGCGGTCCCATCGTCTGAGGACGACCTCGGGCGGCTTGATCTGCCGGAAGAGATCGGGTTGATCAAGCAACTGGCGCTCTACCCCGAACTGGTGATCGGGGCAGCACAGGCCCTGGAGCCGCACCGGCTCACCACCTACCTGCACGACCTCGCCGCGCGATTTCACGGCTACTATACCCGCCACCGGATCATCTCCGCCGATCGGGACCTCACGCGCGCCCGCCTGGCGCTGGTCGCCGCCCTTCGCGTGGTCATGGCCAACGCCCTCGGCCTGCTGGGCGTCTCCGCCCCAGAACGGATGTAACCACACGGTCACGCTCACCTATATGCGGCATCATAAATCGCAACAATAGCCGTCATTCCCGCGAAAGCGGGAATCCAGAAAAGCCCTGGATTCCGGAGCCTGCCCCGGACTCGATCCGGGGTCAAGCCCGGAATGACGAACTGCCTGAGATTTGTGGCGTCATGTATAAGTATCCCTCACTCCCTCGCAACTTCTCGACATTCTTGACTCTTGACGTATTAGTGCGTGAACCGGTAGGTCGAATGGCTTGATAGGACGGTAGCATTCACTGCCGTCACTGTTGCGAAAGTCTCCCGTGTCATTGCGAGGCGAAGCCGAAGCAATCTCACAGTCGTTCGGGGCAACTACGGTGAGATTGCGGTGCACCCTGCGGGTGCTCGCAATGACAGACACATGAATGAGCTGCGCAATCACCCTCTATTCTTAGGGACTCGAACATACTTGACAACACACCATTGGTACGCCTAGTATATGTTACAGGAGGTACGTCATGGCGCGTGTCAATGTGTTCTTGAAAGACGAATTACTCGATCAAATCAACGAGGAAGCAAAAGATGAGGGCACTAATCGCAGCGCTCTCATTACGACTGCATTAGAAGAATACTTGCAGGCGAAACGGAAAAAGCGGGAAGAAGAGGAAAAGCGGCAAGAGATGAGAGAGGCCTCCCGTAGAATCGACGAACTGGCCAAAGAGCTTGGGGATTGGGATCCCGTAGCCATCATTCGCCGCTTTCGCGACACCAATCTGAAAGGCGAGCGATGATACCTGCATACCACCAAGGCTACGTGGTAGATGCGTCTGTTCTCACCAAATGGTTTGTGGAGCGCGATGAACCTGACCGAGACCGGGCTCTGGCGCTCAAAGAGTTCCATACATCAGGGCGCTGCACTATCTATGGGACTGAGCTCACCTTCTTGGAGGTACTCAACGCTATCCCTTTCGGTTCACGGGCTACAGAGGAGCATGGAGCAAGAGCCATCGCCGGGCTCGAAGGGCTACACCTCACCATCAGAGCTGCTGATTTTCAACTCCTGCGTAAAGCCAACGCCATTGCCTGGGCCTATAAGATCACCATCTATGACGCGCTTTATGTCGCGCTTGCCGAGCACTTGGGCTACCCGCTCATCACGGCTGATGAGGTCATGCTGAAAAAGCTGCGGGGCCACAGCATTGTGGTACCTTTGCGAGAGCTTGAGTTTTAGGGAGACAATGAAAAGAACAGAGAAAAGCAAATCGCATCGAATCAGAAGGA encodes the following:
- the hpnD gene encoding squalene synthase HpnD yields the protein MNQIVDVQATSRTITKQSGSNFYYAFLFLPKPKREALYAVYAFCRLSDDLVDETKAGANPADALARWRRALDASFDGGVDIPAMNAVGEVARRFHIPKRYFDELLNGMEMDLTRVRYATFEELYLYCYRVASVVGLICVEIFGYTNPLTKTYAEQLGIAFQLTNILRDVGVDAQRGRIYLPQDELRRFGYSEEELLAGRYNEAFTELMRFQCERARGFFRAASDALTTEDTRSLLAAEIMRAIYYRLLLRIEAQRYDVFHADITIGKPQKLLLAGGLWLRSMLSL
- a CDS encoding arginine--tRNA ligase gives rise to the protein MQDSIGNIAHPVIRTLKAHLTESLLTVVKQAGFEAGLPQDVPASPTWEYPADPAFGDLSTTLAFGLAKILKRKPREIAQQLASSATFPADLVDRVEVAGAGYLNFFIAKPFWHQLVHEVLRSGSVYGRADIGGGRRVLVEFVSANPTGPLVVVNARAAAVGDAIARLLEAVGYRPHREYYVNDAGNQFRNLALAMEVRCRQLQGEECPMPEDAYPGEYLVDLARDYFERYGPASLSAPEPERRDRLGRFAVARILDWQRAALEAYGVTFDRWFSERELREGGETQRILDALKARDLLYEHEGALWFRSTLFGDDKDRVLVKGDGEITYFLPDIAYHQDKFARGFEQVIDLWGPDHHGYVPRMQAAMQALGHPPEALRILIVQLVRLMRGTEQVRMSKRAGQFVTMGELVEEVGRDAARFTFLTRRCDSQLDFDLELVKSASEENPVYYVQYAHTRLCGILREAAKAQFAVPSSEDDLGRLDLPEEIGLIKQLALYPELVIGAAQALEPHRLTTYLHDLAARFHGYYTRHRIISADRDLTRARLALVAALRVVMANALGLLGVSAPERM
- a CDS encoding PIN domain nuclease, whose protein sequence is MIPAYHQGYVVDASVLTKWFVERDEPDRDRALALKEFHTSGRCTIYGTELTFLEVLNAIPFGSRATEEHGARAIAGLEGLHLTIRAADFQLLRKANAIAWAYKITIYDALYVALAEHLGYPLITADEVMLKKLRGHSIVVPLRELEF